The Bos indicus isolate NIAB-ARS_2022 breed Sahiwal x Tharparkar chromosome X, NIAB-ARS_B.indTharparkar_mat_pri_1.0, whole genome shotgun sequence genome has a window encoding:
- the LOC109555146 gene encoding histone H2B type 1-H-like: MINKMKRQPMEWEKLFVSHIFEDLSVLFGIVIIDMPEPAKSAPAPKKGSKKAMTKAQKKDGKKCKSSRKESYSVYVYKVLKQVHPDTSISSKAMGIMNSFVNDIFECITGEASCLAHYNKHSTITSREIQTAMLLLLPGELAKHAVPEGTKAVTKYTSSK; this comes from the coding sequence atgatcaacaaaatgaaacgacaacctatggaatgggaaaaaTTATTTGTAAGCCATATATTTGAAGATCTTTCTGTGTTGTTTGGTATTGTCATTATAGACATGCCTGAACCGGCTAAGTCTGCTCCTGCCCCTAAAAAGGGCTctaaaaaagctatgaccaaggcccagaagaaAGACGGCAAGAAGTGCAAGAGCAGCCGCAAGGAGAGCTACTCCGTGTATGtgtacaaggtgctgaagcaagTCCATCCGGACACCAGCATCTCGTCCAAGGCCAtgggaatcatgaactccttcgtcAATGACATTTTCGAGTGTATCACTGGTGAGGCATCGTGCCTGGCACATTACAACAAGCACTCGactatcacatccagggagatccagactGCCATGCtcttgctgctacctggggagctggccaagcatgCTGTGCCtgagggcactaaggctgtcaccaagtataccagctccaagtaa